The Gemmatimonadota bacterium DNA segment TATCGCGCAGTACGAGCTCCTGGTCTGGAACCCGGTCATCGGGCGCGAAGCGATCGACGCGCTCCGGCGCTGATCAGGCCGACGCCGCGTCGCTATTCGTCGCTGCTGTCGCCATCGCGGCCCGCAGCCGTTCCACCTGACCCAAATGGCGCCGTGCGTGCACCGCGGCGACCAAAAAGGCATCGCCCAGATTGAGCCGGATCACCGACGCCATGGGCGATCCCAAGCGACAGGCGCGCCACTCCAACGGCTCGGCCCGCGCGAGGGCATCGTCCAGTCGCTTCTGGCGCTCGAGGAACGCGGCGATCACGTGCGCGCGGATTCGCGGCCCGACCCGGTACTTCCTTGGGGCGGGGACCTTGCGCGGCGACGTCAGCGCCCGGACCAGAAAGGCGCCGGCAAACCGCGGTGACCACGGCGCGTCCTTCCCGCCCTCACGCTGCGGAAGGCTCTCCCCCTCGAGGAATTCCTCGATGCGCTCCAGGTACGAGTCGTGGACGATGCACATGTGCTCGAACACCTGCGCGATCGACCACCCCTTATCGGGCGGGAGCCACGCCAACTCCTGCGGCGTCAACGTCGCGGCGAAGCGTTGCACGTGCTCCGTGATGGCGCGCCCTTCACGGATCAGGAGCTCGTGCAGGGCCTGTTGTGTCTCTGGGGCGGTAAACACGTCGTGCTCCCGTTGGCGGCGCCCCTCGGCGGCCGCGGTCCACTCCGCACCGTGCTCGCATTGCCTGCGCTTGCGCCCGACCCGCCCGCCGGGCGCCACACGAACCTAACGATTGTGCCTGGACACGCGACGCCTGCCGTGTCGCGCCGCCCGCGCCTCGTACTCTACACTCAACCCCTGCACTCGCGCACCCGGCAGTTCCCGCACACTCAGCACAGGTGAACCGCCATGGCCTTGAAGGTCGCGTACGCTTCGACCCCCTCGGCCAGCCCGAGTTCATGAACGGAACGGGCCGTCAGCGCCGCCACCAACGGTCCGCCACCAGTCTCCAGCGTGACGCGCGCGTAGGCGCCGAGGATGGCCACTTCGCGAACGGTCCCCCGAAAGAGGTTGCGGGCCGATGACGCCTGCGGGGTGCGCGACACGACGACTTCCTCGGCACGGATGACGGCGTAGCTCGTTGCACCTGCGGGGGGGAGCCCGACGGTGTAGATCGTGAGGCCGCCACTGGTGAATTCGATGGCGTGGTGCCCGTCGCGAAACTCGGAGGGAGGGGCGTCGATCCAGTCGGGCGCGAGATCCTCGAGCACGCGCGCCGTCCCTGCGAGGACGTTTTCCGCCCCGAGGAACTCGGCGATGTACGGCGAGGCGGGGCGCCGGAAGACCTCCTCCGGCGGGCCGGACTGCAGCACGCGCCCCTTGTCGAGGAGGATCGCGACGTCGCCCAGGAGCCCGGCCTCGGTGAAGTCGTGCGTCACCTGCAACGCCGTGAGCTTCCACTCGCGATGGATGGCTCGCACCTCGCGACGCGTGCGCATGCGACGCCCGGGGTCGAGCGCGCTGAACGGTTCGTCCAGCAGCAGGATGCTCGGGCGCATGGCCAGCGCCCGGGCGATCGCCACGAGTTGCCGCTCGCCCCCGCTCAGGCTCACCACGTCCCGATGGCGCAGGGCGGCCAGCTCGAAGCGGCGCACGACCTCGTCGACCGCCGCCGGGTCGGCGGCTCCGTAGGCCACGTTCTCCTGGACCGACAGGTGCGGGAAGAGGTAGCCGTGCTGGTAGACGAGCCCCACGCGGCGCGCCTCGGGGGGGAGCGCCCGCGCGTCGCGCCCATCCAGCTGCAACGCACCGCCGCTCGCGGGGACGATCCCGGCCACCGTCTCGAGGAGCGTCGTCTTGCCCGACCCCGCCGGCCCGATCACCACGCCGTAGCTCCCCGACGGCACCGTGAAGGTGACGCCCTGCAGCTGGAAGCTCCCCAGGCGGGCGCCGAGATCGCGCGCGACGATCACTCCATCCCCCCGGCGTGCATCTCTCGCTCGCCGCGCAACGCGCGCAGGAGCGCGAGCGGGACCATGGCGATGAGGACGAGAACGGCCGCCACCGGGATCGCCTCACCGAGGCCGTAGGTGGTGAAGCGATCGTAGCTGAGGACGCTGACCGTTTTCGGGTTGTAGGTGAGGATGACGATCGCCCCGAACTCGCTCACGGCGCGCGCCCACATGATCACGGCCGAGGCCAGCAGGCCGCGCCCCGCCAGCGGCAAGGTGATGCGGCGAAAGACGCGCCACCCGTTGTCGCCCAGCGTGCGGGCGACGGCCTCGTAGCGCACGTCGACGCGCGCAAAGGCCTCGCGCGCCCCGCTCACGAAGAGCGGCGCCGAGACGAACAGCATCGCGCAGACGATTCCGATTGGCGTCCCCACGACCCGCAGCCCCGCCACCAGCAGCCCCCGCCCCACCGCGCTGTCGCGCCCCAGGACGAGCAACAGGGCGATGCCGGCGACCGGGTGCGGAATGACCAACGGGAGGTCGAGGAGGGCCGATAGCACCGCACGACCGCGAAAGCGACGTCGGGCGAGCAGGTAGGCCAGCGGAATCCCGGTCGCGACGCCCAGCAGTGTCGCGAGCGTCGCCGTCAACCCGGTAAGGGCCAGCGCCGATCGCAGTTCCGCGTCGCTCCCCAGGCGGGCGACGCCGTCCGCGCTCCCGCGCCAGACCAGCTCGCCGATCGGGGCGACGAGAAAGAGAAGGAGGAGCGACGCCGCCAGCGCGGCGACGATCGTGCTGATCGCCGGAAGCCGCCGCCCCCCCATCAGCGGGGGTCGAGACGGCGAGGAGCGGACGGTCGATTGGGCATGCGCCGAATCTCACCGTGCACCCCCTCCGTACGCCATCCCTGCAGGCCCCGCTCGGTATATTCGACCGTCGCACTCGGGATCTGCTGACGTTTTCCCTCACCCCGCCTCACCCGACATGTACGCCGTCGATCTGCGTTCGATCGCCAAGCGGTACGAAGGGCATGTCGCCGTTCGGAATCTCTCGCTGCAGGTGCCCAAGGGGGCGGTCTACGGACTGCTCGGCCCCAACGGCGCGGGAAAGACGACGACGATCCGAATGCTGTTGAACATCATCGCCCCTGATGAGGGGAGCATCCTGATCAACGGGGTCCCCAATACCGCCAAGGGGATTCTCGACCGCGTGGGCTACCTCCCCGAAGAGCGTGGCCTGTACAAGAAGATGCAGGTGCGCCGGCTGCTGCGGTTCCTCGCGGAGCTCAAGGGCGTGGGGAAGCGCGAGGCCGACGCGCGCATCGACCAATGGCTCGAGCGACTGGACCTCCGCACGTCCGAGAAGGATTGGGGGCTGTCCAAGGTCGACGAGCTGTCGCGCGGCATGCAGCAGAAGGTGCAGTTCATCGGCACGCTCCTGCACAACCCCGACCTCGTGATCCTCGACGAACCGTTCAGCGGGCTCGACCCGATCAATGCGCAGGGACTCAAGGACACGGTGGTGGACCTCAAGCGCAGCGGGAAGACGGTGATCTTCTCGACGCACCTGATGGACAACGCCGAGCGGATGTGCGATGCGGTGTGCATCATCGCGCGCGGGGAGAAGGTGCTGGACGGTGCGGTGACCGCGGTGAAGGCGGCGCACGGCGGTTCGCACCTGGCCCTGGCGCTGGACGGCGCCTCCACACCGGCGGTCGACGCGGTGCTGGCCGATCGCTCGCTGGTGGGGCGGATGGACGACTCATCGCGGTACTTCGAGATCGAGCTGGCGCCGGGTGCCGACGCGCAGCTGCTGCTGCGACGCCTGGTAGCGGCGGGAGCAGCCATCGAACGGTTCGAGCGGGTGCAGCCGTCGCTGCACCAGATCTTCCTCCAGAAGGTTGGAGCCACCGGCATTGAAGCGGGGATGAGCGGCCATGGGTAAGCTGATCGCAGTCATCAAGCGTGAGTACTTCGAGCGCGTGCGCTCCAAGTGGTTTGTCGTGGCGACCGTCTTTGGCCCGCTGATGATGGCGGTCATGGCGGTGCTCCCGGCCTATCTCGCGACCAAGAGCACGGCGTCGGCCGACGTGGCCAACATCGTGATCCTCGACGCGTCGGACAGCGAGCTTGGCGCGCGTGTGTCGCGCACGCTGGGCGCGTTTGGGCGTCCCCCCGAGGTGCGGCGCGTGGCCCCGAGCGAGCTGGCGGCGGCCGAGTCGACGGCGACGCGGCAGGTGATGGACAAGACGGTGCAGGGGTACCTCGTCGTCGACCTGGTGACGAAGGCGGGCGAGCGGGCGCGCTACGCCGGGCGCAACGCGAGTACGCTCCCCGACGTCGACAAAATCCAGGATGCGGTGAAGACGGCCGTGCTGGAGCTGCGCTTCGAGGCCGCCGGCCTGGATGCGCAGAAGGTGCAGGCACTCTCGACGCTCAAGGTCAAGGTGGACGCCGAGCGGCTCACCGAGTCGGGGCGCGGCGGGGGCGGCAAGGGGAACGCGGCGCTCGCGTACGCGGTGGCGCTGCTGCTGTACATGAGCATCGTGCTCTACGGGCAGTCGATCCTCATGGGGGTCATCGAGGAGAAGTCGCAGCGCGTTGCCGAGGTCGTGGTGGCCGCGGTCCCGGCCGACACCCTCCTGGCCGGCAAGGTCATCGGGGTGGGGGCGGTCGGCCTCACGCAGCAGCTGGTGTGGATCGCGAGCGCGATCGGGCTGATGCGCTTCCAGCAGCCCATCATGGCCTCGCTGGGACTGCCGGCGACGCCGATCAACATGCCGCAGGTCACGTTAGGCACGGCGGTGGCGTACTTCTGCTTCTACATCCTCGGCTTCGTCTTCTTCACGTCGCTCTTCGGCGCCGTGGGGTCGATGGTGAGCAGCACGCAGGATGCACAGCAGGTGTCGACGCCGCTCACGATGCTCATCGTGCCGAGCATCCTCCTGCTCATGCCGGTGCTCATGGCGCCTAACGGTGGACTGGCACGCGCCGTCTCCATCATCCCGTTCACCGCGCCGATCCTCATGCCGGTTCGCATGAGCCTCACCTCGGTCCCCTGGTACGAGCTGGCCGCGTCCATCGGGCTGCTCCTGCTCTCGTGTGCCGGGGCGATGTGGCTGGCCGCGCGCATCTACCGCGTCGGGGTGCTGATGTACGGCAAGAAGCCGTCGTTCGCCGAGGTGGCGCGCTGGGTCAGGTTCGCGCGCTGAGGCGCTCGGCGAGTCCGGCGTAGGACGAACGACGAACCTCCCCGGCGGCGCCGCCGCCGGGGAGCACCCAGAAGATCTCGCGCCGCAGCACACCCGCCGCCTCGCCCGGGGCGAGCGGTGCGTCGTCGGCAAAGCCGTGCAGGACGACCGAGACCTTGTCGATCCCGTAGCCCAGCGATGTGCACAGCTTGAGCGCGCGCTGCGTGGCGCGCAGCGACGCGACCGACGGATCGCTGACGATGAGGACGCGATCCGAGGCATCGCAGGCCGCGAGCATCTGCTCATCCGGCGCCCCCGACCAAGCGACGAGGATGACCGGGTACTGCGTGACGAGCTGCTGCAGCGCCTGCGTCACCTCGGCAGGCCGTCCCCCGTCGGCGATGATCACGCGCGACACATCGTCGCTCAGCTGTTGGGCGAGCGCGCGGGGGGTCGCGACGACCACGCCGGGCGAGGGGACGCGCGGCGCCAGCGCGAGCGCGAGACGTCCGGCGATGTCGGCGATGTCGAGGGTGCGGCGGTCGGCGAAGAGCGTAATGACCATCGCGACGTGGGCCGCCGGCCTGGGCGAGTGGGCCGGCGACCTTTCAGGAGGGAGTCAGCAGGAGGGGGCGAACGAACTCACAACGAACTCACGTCCTCGGGGCGCAGTGGGTCTCGAAGGCGGCCACGAGGTCGGCGCTGATCGCCTCGGCGTCGCGGCTCTCGATCTGCCAACGCTCCATGAAGTAGACCAGCTTGCCGTCCTTCATGAGGGCGATGGAGGGTGACGACGGGGGATACCCCACGAAGTACGAGCGGGCGCGCTCCGTGGCTTCGGCATCCTGGCCGGCGAAGACCGTCGTCAGGTGATCGGGCTTCACCTTGGCCTGCTCGACGGCGTGACGGACGGCGGGGCGCGCCATACGGGCCGAGCAACCGCACACGGAGTTCACGACCACCAGCGTGGTACCGGTGCTGTTGGGAACAGCCGCATCGACATCGGCCGCCGTGCGAAGCTCGGTGAAGCCGACGCGGGTGAGGTCCTCGCGAATCGGCGCGACGAGGCGTTCATCGTACATCATGCGGGGCATCGACATCTGTACAACCTCTGGAGACAGGAGACGGGTGAGGGGAGACGGGCGGACAGGCCAGTCTACTCGTCGTCGAACTCGACTTCTTCCCGCACGAGTGCGAGGATCGCGCTCTGCGGGACGACCAGGTAGCGCTCGTTCTCGAACGTGATTTCGACCGCGGCCTTCCGGAAAAAGAGGGCGTAGTCGCCGGTGCGGGCCTGCATGGGGACGAAACGCGTCTCGCGTGAGGCGCCGGTGGCTTGGCGCCATGGCTCGTCGCTGGCATCGGCAAGGTCGGGCATGGGGAGCCCGGGTCCGGTCGCCACGATGTTTCCCCCCTGCACTGCCTGCGAATCGATCGCGGTCGACGGCAGGTACAGGCCGACCTTCGTACGCTCCTCGCCCTCTTCGGACTTCACGAGGACGCGGTCACCGACGACGATCAGTCGCTTGTGCTCTCTCTTCACGTGCACTCTCATCCCGGGGTGCAGCCCCACGGAGAACCGTGGAGGGGCCGATGGTTCTCGCACGAATATATCGTGCTGAAGACGGGAAGACTCACTGCGTGACCTTCGGCCGCACGAGGTGGTACTCGCTCTGCCGCTTGAAGGCCCAGCGCGGCTTGCCGTCGGCGCCGAGGATGAAGTCCTCTTCCTGGGCCAGGCTCACCTTCTGGTTCCCCCATTCGGGGACGGTGGAGGTGGTCTGCAGCTCCGACGAGAACCACATGCTGGGGATGACGGTGGCGTCTCCGCGGCCCGGGACCCCGTCCTGGTAGTCCCAGAGTCCGAAGATGGGGCCGGCGCCGTGGCCGTGCATGCCGATGGGGTGCGAGTACATCGTCCCCTCGACCCCTTCGGCCTTGAGCTTGGCGCGCGTGGCGCGGAGGATCTCGTTCCCGCTGCGACCGGGTCGCGTCTCCTCGAACAGGATGTCCTGGAAGCGGTTCGAGTTCGCGAGCGCCTTGATGAGTCCCGGCGACGGGGCGGTCTCGCCGTCCTTGAGGACGTAGGCGTTGTGCTGCGTGTCGGTGTTGAGGCGCATGGCGGTGATGCCGACATCGCAGTGCAGGACGTCACCCGGCTGGATGACCGGGTTCTCGCCTAACGTGGCGCCGGTGGCGCCGCGGCGCTGGATGGAGACCGACGGCTGGAACCAGGTGCCGAGCCCGAGGTCATTGACCTGCTGGCGCCACCACCAGACGAGATCGTCGGTGCGCGTGACGCCGGGGGTGATGACCTCGTTGGAGAACATGCGGGCGATGAGCGAGTGGACCAGCTCGTTCATCTTGCCGAAGACGACCTCCTCCTCGGGGAGCCGGGCGGCGATCAGCTGCAACGGGAGTGCTTCCGCCTTCTTGAAGCGCGACGTCCACTTCTTCCCGAGCATGGCGGTCATCCCTTCGAGCTCGCCAGCCGAGAGGCCATCGGAGAAGGCATGCGTGCGGGAGACGTCGATGCCGATGACCTTGGGGTTGCGCTCCTCGAGCACTTCCTTGAGGAGGAGCCACTGCTGGTCGCCCCACAGCTCGGCGTTGCGCCCGCCGGCGGGGTTGTCGATCACGGCCTTGGCCGTGTAGGCCTTGTAGATCCCGCCCTGCGAGGTGCCGCCTAACGCCAACCGCTCGACGCAGGAGCCGTCGCCGGGGTCGGCCTTGCCCGAGGCGGCGCACT contains these protein-coding regions:
- a CDS encoding ABC transporter permease — encoded protein: MGKLIAVIKREYFERVRSKWFVVATVFGPLMMAVMAVLPAYLATKSTASADVANIVILDASDSELGARVSRTLGAFGRPPEVRRVAPSELAAAESTATRQVMDKTVQGYLVVDLVTKAGERARYAGRNASTLPDVDKIQDAVKTAVLELRFEAAGLDAQKVQALSTLKVKVDAERLTESGRGGGGKGNAALAYAVALLLYMSIVLYGQSILMGVIEEKSQRVAEVVVAAVPADTLLAGKVIGVGAVGLTQQLVWIASAIGLMRFQQPIMASLGLPATPINMPQVTLGTAVAYFCFYILGFVFFTSLFGAVGSMVSSTQDAQQVSTPLTMLIVPSILLLMPVLMAPNGGLARAVSIIPFTAPILMPVRMSLTSVPWYELAASIGLLLLSCAGAMWLAARIYRVGVLMYGKKPSFAEVARWVRFAR
- a CDS encoding DinB family protein, translating into MFTAPETQQALHELLIREGRAITEHVQRFAATLTPQELAWLPPDKGWSIAQVFEHMCIVHDSYLERIEEFLEGESLPQREGGKDAPWSPRFAGAFLVRALTSPRKVPAPRKYRVGPRIRAHVIAAFLERQKRLDDALARAEPLEWRACRLGSPMASVIRLNLGDAFLVAAVHARRHLGQVERLRAAMATAATNSDAASA
- a CDS encoding M24 family metallopeptidase, whose protein sequence is MTSRAALATLAALTLAAAPGDAQSRPLGTLREQAATQQRWLKQRMETVLPKLLRTHGIDLWVVSMREYNEDPVFSSIVSPTTFAARRRTIYVFFDKCAASGKADPGDGSCVERLALGGTSQGGIYKAYTAKAVIDNPAGGRNAELWGDQQWLLLKEVLEERNPKVIGIDVSRTHAFSDGLSAGELEGMTAMLGKKWTSRFKKAEALPLQLIAARLPEEEVVFGKMNELVHSLIARMFSNEVITPGVTRTDDLVWWWRQQVNDLGLGTWFQPSVSIQRRGATGATLGENPVIQPGDVLHCDVGITAMRLNTDTQHNAYVLKDGETAPSPGLIKALANSNRFQDILFEETRPGRSGNEILRATRAKLKAEGVEGTMYSHPIGMHGHGAGPIFGLWDYQDGVPGRGDATVIPSMWFSSELQTTSTVPEWGNQKVSLAQEEDFILGADGKPRWAFKRQSEYHLVRPKVTQ
- a CDS encoding BrxA/BrxB family bacilliredoxin, whose translation is MSMPRMMYDERLVAPIREDLTRVGFTELRTAADVDAAVPNSTGTTLVVVNSVCGCSARMARPAVRHAVEQAKVKPDHLTTVFAGQDAEATERARSYFVGYPPSSPSIALMKDGKLVYFMERWQIESRDAEAISADLVAAFETHCAPRT
- a CDS encoding co-chaperone GroES → MRVHVKREHKRLIVVGDRVLVKSEEGEERTKVGLYLPSTAIDSQAVQGGNIVATGPGLPMPDLADASDEPWRQATGASRETRFVPMQARTGDYALFFRKAAVEITFENERYLVVPQSAILALVREEVEFDDE
- a CDS encoding ABC transporter permease; the encoded protein is MGGRRLPAISTIVAALAASLLLLFLVAPIGELVWRGSADGVARLGSDAELRSALALTGLTATLATLLGVATGIPLAYLLARRRFRGRAVLSALLDLPLVIPHPVAGIALLLVLGRDSAVGRGLLVAGLRVVGTPIGIVCAMLFVSAPLFVSGAREAFARVDVRYEAVARTLGDNGWRVFRRITLPLAGRGLLASAVIMWARAVSEFGAIVILTYNPKTVSVLSYDRFTTYGLGEAIPVAAVLVLIAMVPLALLRALRGEREMHAGGME
- a CDS encoding ATP-binding cassette domain-containing protein, encoding MYAVDLRSIAKRYEGHVAVRNLSLQVPKGAVYGLLGPNGAGKTTTIRMLLNIIAPDEGSILINGVPNTAKGILDRVGYLPEERGLYKKMQVRRLLRFLAELKGVGKREADARIDQWLERLDLRTSEKDWGLSKVDELSRGMQQKVQFIGTLLHNPDLVILDEPFSGLDPINAQGLKDTVVDLKRSGKTVIFSTHLMDNAERMCDAVCIIARGEKVLDGAVTAVKAAHGGSHLALALDGASTPAVDAVLADRSLVGRMDDSSRYFEIELAPGADAQLLLRRLVAAGAAIERFERVQPSLHQIFLQKVGATGIEAGMSGHG
- a CDS encoding ATP-binding cassette domain-containing protein, producing the protein MIVARDLGARLGSFQLQGVTFTVPSGSYGVVIGPAGSGKTTLLETVAGIVPASGGALQLDGRDARALPPEARRVGLVYQHGYLFPHLSVQENVAYGAADPAAVDEVVRRFELAALRHRDVVSLSGGERQLVAIARALAMRPSILLLDEPFSALDPGRRMRTRREVRAIHREWKLTALQVTHDFTEAGLLGDVAILLDKGRVLQSGPPEEVFRRPASPYIAEFLGAENVLAGTARVLEDLAPDWIDAPPSEFRDGHHAIEFTSGGLTIYTVGLPPAGATSYAVIRAEEVVVSRTPQASSARNLFRGTVREVAILGAYARVTLETGGGPLVAALTARSVHELGLAEGVEAYATFKAMAVHLC